In the genome of Thiomicrospira aerophila AL3, one region contains:
- the flgA gene encoding flagellar basal body P-ring formation chaperone FlgA: MIDQLNIRYRTLNTSLTLTWVIVTLAIMLLPAAVLANTTPISNKQQDMSQIYIKVEDHLLNELHQFTAYPLHNINVTVRPLPDRLNLSACLDTLLIESRLHERLSARTTVSVQCSNPAWRMFVSAEVYAETPVVIATQPILRNALISENAVTLALRPINQIRQQHLHQLDQVIGHRAKRAISPNTMINIQMLDPPFWVINNHEVTIITQIGGLEIRAPGVALSNGLVQEQIQVRNLRSDRIIQGIVVAPNTVLVP, translated from the coding sequence TGTGACTCTGGCCATTATGTTACTGCCTGCTGCTGTATTAGCGAATACGACGCCTATTTCGAACAAACAGCAAGACATGAGCCAAATTTATATCAAAGTAGAAGATCATCTGCTAAATGAACTACACCAATTTACAGCTTATCCACTACACAACATAAACGTGACTGTTAGACCGCTTCCTGATCGACTCAACCTAAGCGCATGTTTAGACACCCTGCTAATTGAAAGTCGGTTGCACGAACGTCTTTCCGCTCGCACTACGGTCAGTGTACAGTGTAGTAATCCAGCTTGGCGAATGTTTGTTTCGGCAGAAGTTTATGCCGAAACACCGGTTGTCATTGCCACTCAACCTATCCTCCGTAACGCATTAATCAGTGAAAACGCTGTAACACTAGCGCTTAGACCTATTAACCAAATACGTCAGCAACACCTGCATCAATTAGATCAGGTTATTGGTCATCGAGCGAAACGGGCAATTAGTCCTAATACGATGATTAACATTCAGATGCTCGATCCACCTTTCTGGGTCATAAACAACCACGAAGTCACCATCATCACACAAATCGGTGGGTTGGAAATACGTGCGCCCGGGGTCGCTTTAAGCAATGGGCTCGTACAAGAACAAATCCAAGTTCGCAATTTAAGATCTGATAGAATAATACAAGGTATTGTTGTTGCACCCAATACGGTGCTGGTGCCGTAA
- the flgM gene encoding flagellar biosynthesis anti-sigma factor FlgM, whose amino-acid sequence MDIKTVAASLNGTKSLDTRSQERASQDQNVSLNPASKAGNDQVTLTDVSQKLSGLTDNTATLEDRQAKIDQIKAAISAGEYPINPEKIASKLIETEQLFARLN is encoded by the coding sequence ATGGATATAAAAACAGTTGCTGCAAGCCTAAATGGCACAAAGTCTCTTGACACTCGCAGTCAAGAACGTGCATCGCAAGATCAAAACGTGTCGCTTAATCCAGCTAGCAAAGCGGGTAATGATCAGGTCACCCTAACAGATGTTTCGCAAAAATTATCAGGCCTGACTGACAACACAGCCACACTAGAAGATCGTCAAGCCAAAATCGATCAAATTAAAGCCGCTATTTCAGCGGGGGAATATCCTATTAATCCTGAAAAAATTGCTAGCAAGCTAATTGAAACAGAACAGCTATTTGCACGTCTAAACTGA
- the flgN gene encoding flagellar export chaperone FlgN, with translation MSLGQLNHFNNWALITELNAQLLAFIQLLEKEKTSLTLQKVDDILSCVDEKTIITTRLNELIAQLNPHSLADITASAANDPSTQSLASEFKTLSVQAQTQNESNQTLLATLYKINGQLLNSIEHSLQPSFKGYSPSGQPSKQSRHRSLGEA, from the coding sequence GTGAGTCTTGGCCAACTTAACCATTTTAACAACTGGGCATTAATTACTGAACTTAATGCTCAGTTGCTTGCATTTATTCAACTTCTAGAAAAAGAAAAAACCAGCCTAACCTTACAAAAAGTTGATGACATTCTTAGTTGTGTTGATGAAAAAACCATTATCACCACACGACTCAACGAACTGATAGCGCAACTTAACCCCCATAGCCTGGCTGACATTACAGCAAGCGCTGCAAATGACCCAAGCACTCAATCCCTCGCATCTGAATTCAAAACATTATCAGTACAAGCCCAAACACAAAACGAAAGTAATCAAACGCTATTGGCCACACTCTATAAAATTAATGGCCAGTTACTCAACTCAATTGAACATTCTTTACAACCAAGCTTTAAGGGTTATTCTCCTTCTGGTCAACCAAGCAAGCAATCCAGACATCGTTCCCTTGGCGAAGCATAA
- a CDS encoding PilZ domain-containing protein: MDVSQRRFFRLDVKIPCGYHVLTQQEANISVLPNVPDSKFIENHFLPSFTKIDQEIQQALDLIGQKSRVLSDIITLINKKIDLFHDRIQFSDLTNTLPIRDVNLSGNGIMLPIKEMVTKEHKVDIIFKTSPTSEPILVRCTVVNIVRDNNIQKVALTFDRISEKQQREIVYFLQNKEIEYNLKSRT; this comes from the coding sequence GTGGATGTAAGTCAACGCAGGTTTTTTCGACTGGATGTTAAGATACCTTGTGGTTATCATGTTTTGACTCAGCAAGAAGCTAACATTAGTGTCTTACCCAACGTACCTGACTCAAAATTTATTGAAAACCATTTCTTGCCAAGTTTTACCAAAATTGATCAGGAAATCCAGCAAGCGCTTGATTTAATCGGTCAAAAAAGTCGAGTATTGAGTGATATTATTACCTTGATCAATAAAAAAATTGACCTTTTTCATGACCGGATCCAATTTTCTGACCTAACCAATACACTACCAATAAGAGACGTCAATCTCAGCGGTAACGGCATTATGTTGCCTATCAAAGAGATGGTCACGAAAGAGCACAAAGTCGATATTATTTTCAAAACATCCCCGACTAGTGAACCCATACTCGTTCGCTGCACTGTCGTCAATATAGTGCGCGATAACAACATTCAAAAAGTCGCACTCACTTTTGATCGAATCTCTGAAAAACAACAACGTGAGATAGTCTACTTCTTACAAAACAAAGAAATTGAATACAACCTGAAATCACGCACTTAA
- the cysQ gene encoding 3'(2'),5'-bisphosphate nucleotidase CysQ, whose protein sequence is MTPTHQDYQAWLPSVCHLARQAGLVIMDIYQCPDCHVEQKQDGSPVTEADRLADQLIREGLTKLTPHIPVVSEENLVNTPFAQRQAWSCFWLVDPLDGTKEFVERTNEFCVNIALVVDGIARLGVIFAPVTNQMFSAYEGGEAMLARDGRLQKLRTRTPAQAPFKVTASRRHGRRLDSVLERLKDEGVEYLPMGSALKSCLVATGQADIYPRFGPTSHWDTAASQVIVEAAGGALLDMSLQPLRYFPTEDLLNPHFVVIGDLAWLQEHAVMLSALSA, encoded by the coding sequence GTGACACCCACTCATCAAGATTACCAGGCCTGGTTGCCCAGTGTGTGCCATCTAGCAAGACAAGCAGGGCTGGTTATTATGGATATTTATCAGTGTCCCGATTGCCATGTCGAGCAGAAGCAGGATGGCTCACCTGTGACTGAGGCGGATCGTTTGGCCGATCAACTCATCCGTGAGGGCTTAACAAAGTTAACCCCACATATTCCCGTGGTGAGCGAAGAAAACCTTGTTAATACGCCTTTTGCTCAGCGCCAGGCCTGGTCATGCTTTTGGTTGGTTGATCCGTTAGATGGTACGAAAGAGTTTGTCGAGCGAACCAATGAGTTTTGCGTCAATATTGCATTGGTTGTCGATGGCATTGCGCGGTTAGGCGTGATTTTTGCACCGGTGACTAATCAAATGTTTAGCGCCTATGAGGGGGGGGAGGCGATGTTGGCGCGAGATGGCCGTCTCCAAAAGCTGCGCACGCGGACACCGGCGCAGGCACCTTTTAAGGTCACCGCGAGTCGTCGGCATGGCCGACGTTTAGATAGTGTGCTAGAGCGATTAAAAGACGAAGGGGTCGAGTATCTTCCGATGGGTTCGGCACTTAAATCCTGTTTAGTGGCGACGGGGCAAGCGGATATTTATCCACGCTTTGGTCCTACCTCTCATTGGGATACTGCGGCATCCCAAGTTATTGTAGAGGCGGCTGGCGGGGCATTGCTAGATATGTCGTTACAACCCTTGCGTTATTTCCCAACGGAAGATTTGCTAAACCCCCATTTTGTAGTGATTGGAGATTTAGCCTGGTTGCAGGAGCATGCTGTCATGCTCAGTGCCTTAAGTGCGTGA
- the nudE gene encoding ADP compounds hydrolase NudE, whose amino-acid sequence MKANPDLPSVLPLQGPQILATQPLLKTRLFNIEQQSLCFSNGVTADYERLVSQSAGAVLVVPIVSDALVLIREWSAGVGRYELGFPKGKIDPGESWQDASVRECQEEIGFRPSRLHLLDKVSLAASYMDHHTHLVLAQDLQVDISDAGDEPEPLQTLHWPLARWPELLAQAEFSEGRAYAALFLTLTHLGKIA is encoded by the coding sequence ATGAAGGCAAACCCAGATTTACCCTCTGTCTTACCACTGCAGGGTCCGCAGATTTTAGCTACGCAACCCTTGCTTAAGACTCGATTGTTTAATATCGAACAGCAATCCTTGTGTTTTAGTAATGGGGTGACTGCGGACTATGAGCGCTTGGTCTCGCAGAGTGCTGGTGCGGTGCTGGTGGTGCCTATTGTTAGTGATGCACTTGTGCTGATTCGTGAATGGAGCGCCGGTGTCGGGCGTTATGAGCTGGGCTTTCCGAAAGGGAAAATCGATCCGGGCGAATCTTGGCAAGATGCCTCGGTTCGAGAATGTCAGGAGGAAATTGGTTTTCGCCCTAGTCGTTTACATCTGCTTGACAAGGTCAGTTTAGCTGCCAGTTACATGGATCATCATACGCATCTGGTGTTAGCACAAGACTTGCAGGTTGACATCTCAGATGCGGGTGACGAGCCCGAGCCACTACAAACGCTGCATTGGCCGCTTGCCCGCTGGCCAGAATTGCTGGCCCAGGCAGAATTTAGCGAGGGGCGTGCCTATGCTGCGTTATTTTTAACTTTAACTCATTTGGGGAAAATTGCGTGA
- the yrfG gene encoding GMP/IMP nucleotidase — protein MQPERWQQIDTVLLDMDGTLLDLHFDWTFWMDYLPKAYAEHHHLPLEQAQHTVRTAIAEQTGTLNWYCLDYWSERFELSVADLKQDIKHLIRAHPDVLNFLDALKKNHKQVIMVTNAHRDALALKLEMTQIAPYFDQMISAHDYRCPKEDPSLWAKIQQDVPFDPERTLLIDDNIRALQTAESFGIKYLLAAIHVSPHLDKIDPQGFDFFEFFSEIMPPSTSPQGTL, from the coding sequence ATGCAACCAGAACGCTGGCAACAAATAGATACCGTGCTACTCGATATGGATGGCACGCTGCTTGATTTGCATTTTGACTGGACGTTTTGGATGGACTATTTGCCCAAAGCCTATGCCGAACATCATCATCTTCCGCTAGAGCAAGCGCAACATACCGTCAGAACAGCTATTGCAGAGCAAACTGGCACGCTTAATTGGTATTGTTTAGATTATTGGAGCGAGCGATTTGAGTTGTCTGTTGCAGATTTGAAACAAGATATTAAACATCTCATTCGCGCCCACCCCGATGTGCTCAATTTTCTAGATGCATTGAAAAAAAACCATAAACAGGTGATTATGGTCACCAACGCGCATCGCGATGCCCTGGCCCTGAAGTTAGAAATGACGCAGATCGCCCCCTATTTTGATCAGATGATTTCTGCGCATGATTATCGCTGTCCAAAAGAAGACCCCTCACTTTGGGCTAAAATTCAACAAGACGTGCCGTTTGATCCTGAACGCACATTGTTAATTGATGACAATATTCGCGCACTACAGACCGCCGAATCCTTTGGGATTAAATATTTGTTAGCAGCCATTCATGTCAGCCCGCACCTCGACAAAATCGATCCGCAAGGCTTTGATTTTTTTGAATTCTTTAGTGAAATCATGCCTCCAAGTACATCACCACAAGGCACGCTATGA
- a CDS encoding redoxin domain-containing protein, with product MTHNWQQRIKQAWRNPWINNGVWILAAVIIYLVLRPYFQGDVVRDQAPDFQVYSLSGDPITLSELRGEAVLIHFWATWCPICTFSRDGVENIGRDYRVLSIATQSGSDAELLAYAQEHGMNPAWIINDQDGQLFRRYGAKAVPADFIINPHGDVQFVEVGVTSAWGLRMRLWWAQRFSKQTSPHPA from the coding sequence ATGACCCATAACTGGCAACAGCGGATTAAGCAGGCCTGGCGCAATCCTTGGATAAATAACGGCGTTTGGATTTTAGCCGCTGTTATTATTTATTTAGTGCTTCGCCCTTATTTTCAGGGCGATGTGGTGCGAGATCAAGCGCCAGATTTTCAAGTATATAGCCTGAGCGGCGACCCCATTACCCTCAGTGAGTTGCGTGGCGAAGCAGTACTCATCCACTTTTGGGCCACCTGGTGCCCAATCTGTACCTTCTCGCGCGACGGAGTCGAAAATATTGGCCGCGATTACCGAGTTTTAAGCATTGCGACGCAATCGGGCAGCGATGCCGAACTTTTAGCTTATGCACAAGAACATGGCATGAATCCGGCCTGGATTATCAACGACCAAGATGGCCAGTTATTCCGCCGTTATGGCGCAAAAGCCGTGCCGGCCGACTTTATTATTAACCCTCATGGCGATGTACAATTTGTTGAAGTTGGTGTCACCTCTGCCTGGGGCTTGCGTATGCGTCTCTGGTGGGCGCAGCGTTTTAGCAAGCAAACCTCACCTCATCCCGCCTAA
- a CDS encoding ATP-binding cassette domain-containing protein, which produces MALLFLRDISLSFGAAALLDKIHFQVDSGERVCIVGRNGEGKSTLLKVIEGIQPADEGSRIVQDGVKIAKLRQDVPHDIEGSIFDVVALGLGDIGETLKAYHHAALEGDMDQLEKLQHKIEAQNGWEMNQQVDTILSKLDLPADDEFSALSGGMKRRVLLAQALVQKPDILLLDEPTNHLDIPSIQWLEGFIKSLRCALVFITHDRAFLQALATRIVEVDRGQLFNWECDYATYLERKQAQLESEAKSNAEFDKKLAQEEVWIRQGIKARRTRNEGRVRALEKLRLERQARRSQQGSANLQVNVADTSGKKVIEITDLSFAWPDKVIVKDFSTLIVRGDKVGLIGPNGCGKSTLLKLLLGQEQPQQGRVELGTNLQIAYFDQHRAKLNEELSVAENVMDSSDYVEINGQRKHIIGYLSDFLFAPDRARQPVKSLSGGERNRLLLAQVFAKPSNLLILDEPTNDLDVETLELLEDLLLNYQGTVLIVSHDRAFLNNVVTSSIVFDAPGLVNEYVGGYDDWLRQRPNLDTSSAKTKSLTKSEAKVETKVDDKPAKKLSYKDQREYDALPGLIEQLETELEALGAQVADPEFYQQDQSAIDKILAKIQHKESQLEQAFERWEMLESQL; this is translated from the coding sequence ATGGCTTTATTATTTCTACGCGATATTTCCCTTAGTTTTGGTGCGGCCGCACTGCTCGATAAAATCCATTTCCAAGTCGACAGCGGCGAACGCGTCTGTATCGTCGGACGTAACGGTGAAGGGAAATCCACCCTGCTTAAAGTCATCGAAGGCATCCAGCCTGCTGATGAAGGCAGTCGCATTGTGCAAGACGGGGTCAAAATCGCCAAATTGCGCCAGGATGTACCGCATGATATTGAAGGCTCCATTTTTGATGTGGTGGCGCTGGGTTTAGGCGACATAGGCGAAACCCTCAAGGCCTATCACCATGCCGCGCTGGAAGGCGATATGGATCAGCTTGAAAAACTGCAACACAAAATAGAAGCGCAAAACGGCTGGGAAATGAATCAGCAGGTGGACACGATTTTATCCAAACTCGATCTGCCGGCCGATGACGAATTTTCTGCCCTGTCCGGCGGCATGAAACGCCGGGTACTATTGGCGCAAGCGCTGGTGCAAAAACCGGATATTTTATTGCTCGACGAACCGACTAACCATTTGGATATCCCCTCTATTCAATGGCTGGAAGGCTTTATTAAAAGCCTGCGCTGTGCACTGGTGTTTATCACCCATGATCGCGCATTTCTGCAAGCCCTTGCCACCCGGATTGTCGAGGTTGATCGCGGCCAGTTGTTTAACTGGGAATGTGATTACGCCACCTACTTAGAACGCAAACAAGCCCAGCTCGAATCCGAAGCCAAATCCAATGCCGAGTTTGATAAAAAACTGGCGCAAGAAGAAGTCTGGATTCGTCAAGGCATTAAAGCCCGCCGCACCCGCAACGAAGGCCGCGTGCGTGCGCTAGAAAAATTGCGTTTGGAACGTCAGGCGCGTCGCAGCCAACAAGGCAGTGCCAATCTACAGGTCAATGTCGCCGACACCTCCGGCAAAAAGGTCATCGAAATTACAGACCTCAGTTTTGCTTGGCCGGATAAGGTCATTGTCAAAGACTTCTCCACACTTATTGTGCGCGGCGATAAGGTCGGCCTGATCGGCCCGAACGGCTGTGGCAAATCCACGCTGCTCAAACTGCTGCTTGGTCAAGAGCAACCGCAGCAAGGCCGTGTTGAACTCGGCACCAATTTACAAATCGCCTATTTTGACCAACACCGCGCCAAACTGAATGAAGAACTATCTGTTGCGGAAAACGTGATGGATTCGAGTGACTATGTCGAAATCAACGGCCAACGCAAACACATTATTGGCTATTTAAGTGATTTCCTCTTCGCCCCTGACCGCGCACGCCAACCGGTGAAATCCCTCTCCGGTGGTGAACGCAATCGCCTGCTGCTGGCACAAGTGTTTGCCAAGCCGTCCAACCTGCTGATTCTTGACGAACCCACCAACGATCTCGATGTCGAAACCCTTGAATTGCTTGAAGACCTGTTGCTTAACTATCAAGGCACCGTGCTAATTGTTAGCCATGACCGCGCCTTTTTAAACAATGTGGTGACCAGCTCAATCGTATTTGATGCACCAGGCCTGGTAAATGAGTATGTCGGCGGTTATGACGATTGGTTGCGCCAACGCCCGAATCTTGATACATCAAGCGCCAAAACTAAATCACTCACTAAAAGCGAAGCAAAAGTAGAAACCAAGGTGGACGACAAGCCCGCCAAAAAACTCAGTTATAAAGACCAACGCGAATACGACGCCCTGCCCGGCTTGATTGAACAGCTCGAAACCGAACTCGAAGCCCTAGGTGCACAAGTGGCTGACCCAGAGTTTTATCAACAAGACCAAAGCGCCATTGACAAAATCCTAGCTAAAATACAACATAAAGAATCCCAACTCGAACAAGCGTTTGAACGCTGGGAAATGTTAGAAAGCCAATTATAA
- a CDS encoding PIN domain-containing protein → MSAKAFLDTNILIYAFDQDQIKKQRAMHLIVATALGAKCDNLYSEDLQHGLVIDNQLQVINPFRRD, encoded by the coding sequence ATGAGCGCTAAGGCTTTTCTTGATACCAATATCTTGATTTATGCCTTTGATCAGGATCAGATCAAAAAACAACGTGCTATGCACTTAATTGTTGCTACCGCATTGGGCGCAAAATGCGATAACCTCTACTCAGAAGACCTACAACATGGTCTAGTCATTGACAACCAACTTCAAGTTATCAATCCATTTCGGCGGGATTAA
- a CDS encoding PhnD/SsuA/transferrin family substrate-binding protein, translating into MLVMRNHLQQLFKPAGLLVMVLLFAGCQQDTSVEPSTQSLDHAPAPGLVLAVPPYEMPSRIQQRFEPLVHYLSVVLNQPVSLYITHSYEDQIKRLVNGEVDLAYIGPVSYLKAQKTAATAGQPLQLIAAEAPYRAAVIVHENSDITYLPELLNRSIAFGSYHSYSGHFIIRQLLRLDGIYLNDLQFYSFLGRHERAIMSVVHQEFDAAATTEGLAQRFINNGYPIKIIRTSEFLAPTVIVASDQLPSTQREKLIEALLFNPAPDLEFNFYDVADEEFAEVARILHKLER; encoded by the coding sequence ATGTTAGTAATGCGCAACCACCTACAGCAGTTATTCAAACCAGCAGGCCTGCTGGTTATGGTGTTGTTGTTTGCGGGTTGTCAGCAAGACACTTCTGTTGAACCTAGCACACAATCACTTGATCACGCACCCGCACCAGGCCTGGTGCTGGCGGTGCCGCCCTATGAAATGCCATCGCGCATTCAGCAGCGTTTCGAACCGTTGGTGCACTACTTAAGCGTGGTACTAAACCAACCCGTATCACTCTATATCACCCACAGCTACGAAGACCAGATAAAACGCTTAGTCAATGGTGAGGTAGATTTGGCCTACATCGGACCGGTATCTTACCTAAAGGCACAAAAAACGGCTGCAACTGCAGGCCAACCATTGCAACTTATTGCTGCAGAAGCACCATATCGTGCCGCCGTCATTGTTCATGAAAACAGTGATATTACCTATTTACCTGAACTCCTCAATCGCTCCATTGCATTTGGATCCTACCACTCCTACAGCGGTCACTTTATTATTCGTCAATTGTTGCGCTTAGATGGTATTTATCTTAACGACCTGCAGTTTTATAGTTTTTTAGGGCGCCATGAACGCGCAATTATGAGTGTCGTGCATCAAGAGTTTGATGCTGCAGCAACAACTGAAGGTCTTGCTCAACGGTTTATTAATAATGGATACCCTATAAAAATTATTCGCACCTCTGAGTTTTTGGCGCCTACAGTCATAGTTGCAAGTGACCAGCTACCAAGTACACAACGAGAAAAGCTGATTGAAGCTTTACTCTTTAATCCCGCACCAGACTTGGAATTTAACTTTTATGATGTTGCAGATGAAGAATTTGCCGAAGTGGCGCGCATCCTTCATAAACTAGAACGCTAG
- a CDS encoding porin — MKLRATAMASAVAAILASPLAIADDVHKVFGQVNISVDSTSVSGKGLSVGQKDGSAAFVGRNKGTGFKSNASRIGLMGNMATNLGDARLTYVAELEYTTVGDTGADNVFGREATVGLNSKTYGFIRMGRLTPMYKANYAAIDPWTDHVLQARAGGQQGASSLNANYFNNAIEYRSPNFNGISFSGFYSIMHDKSDQRMHNAGAMARYLGGNASGVGIRYMKDGIRLALDTINIDADTIGAGGVGGVNVKNGNANKLTAEYKTKQYALAAHYEDATGINQGTNIFAVGSYYLGHSTFTASYGVNQGDSKNTFGTKDATTMGVGYKYKLNQRSDIIAGYTVHERDTNAGLSRQASTFTVGIDAKFGY, encoded by the coding sequence ATGAAATTAAGAGCAACAGCCATGGCGAGCGCCGTCGCCGCAATTTTAGCTTCACCCCTAGCCATCGCTGATGATGTACATAAGGTTTTTGGACAAGTCAATATTTCGGTGGATAGCACCTCCGTCAGTGGCAAGGGTTTAAGTGTGGGGCAAAAAGATGGCTCTGCCGCATTTGTTGGTCGTAATAAAGGCACGGGCTTTAAATCGAATGCCTCACGTATTGGTTTGATGGGCAATATGGCGACAAATTTAGGCGACGCGCGCCTAACCTATGTTGCCGAACTTGAATACACTACAGTGGGTGACACGGGCGCTGATAACGTATTTGGTCGCGAAGCCACTGTTGGCTTAAATAGTAAAACTTATGGCTTTATCCGCATGGGACGTTTAACCCCGATGTACAAAGCCAACTATGCCGCCATTGATCCTTGGACAGACCATGTACTACAAGCGCGTGCCGGTGGCCAACAGGGTGCTTCAAGCTTAAATGCCAACTACTTTAATAACGCGATTGAGTACCGCTCACCTAACTTTAATGGTATTAGTTTTAGCGGTTTTTACTCCATAATGCATGATAAGTCTGATCAAAGAATGCATAACGCTGGGGCAATGGCTCGTTACCTTGGTGGCAATGCATCTGGTGTAGGTATTCGTTATATGAAAGACGGAATTCGACTTGCATTAGACACGATTAATATTGACGCTGATACGATCGGGGCTGGTGGAGTAGGCGGCGTCAATGTTAAAAACGGCAACGCTAACAAACTAACGGCTGAATATAAGACAAAACAATATGCGCTAGCAGCACATTATGAAGATGCGACCGGTATTAACCAAGGCACTAACATTTTTGCTGTAGGTAGTTATTACCTTGGCCACTCCACATTTACAGCGAGTTATGGTGTTAACCAAGGTGACTCAAAAAACACATTTGGTACAAAAGATGCCACCACCATGGGGGTTGGCTACAAATACAAACTTAATCAGCGCTCAGACATCATCGCAGGCTACACCGTGCATGAACGCGATACCAACGCAGGTTTAAGCCGCCAAGCGAGCACCTTTACCGTCGGAATTGACGCGAAATTTGGTTATTAA
- a CDS encoding MBL fold metallo-hydrolase translates to MKLNWFSSAVLACVISAPALADVVKFEQVTDNVYAFIGEIDDRTKANLGLNANIGLVVTDAGAVIIDTGAGPRSAEAIAKAAKKITDQKIVAVFNTGSQDHRWLGNDYFAQQGATIYAMDTTVATQQNMLDSILNRIMAVDDIFRDQTPVHASEPLTGKHASITIGGTTFEVKYFNDAHFPGDVVIWLPQSEVLFSGDHVYVDRLLGVHPHTHAVKWLDAFEQMIQLPAKYIVPGHGAVSDKAKVQAETGDYLKQLVEAIKEVQENFGALDEVTPSRDWSQFQHLRHFDGWHGRNVSNTFMRLEME, encoded by the coding sequence ATGAAACTAAATTGGTTTAGCTCAGCTGTGTTGGCCTGTGTGATCAGCGCCCCTGCTTTGGCCGATGTGGTAAAGTTTGAACAGGTCACTGACAATGTCTATGCCTTTATTGGTGAAATCGATGACCGTACCAAAGCCAATCTTGGCCTGAATGCCAATATTGGTTTAGTTGTAACGGATGCCGGTGCAGTCATCATTGATACTGGTGCCGGCCCGCGCTCGGCCGAAGCTATTGCTAAAGCTGCCAAAAAAATCACTGATCAAAAAATCGTTGCCGTGTTTAATACCGGGTCACAAGATCATCGTTGGTTAGGCAATGACTACTTTGCGCAACAAGGTGCGACCATCTATGCGATGGATACCACAGTGGCTACCCAACAAAACATGCTTGATTCGATCCTAAATAGAATTATGGCCGTAGACGACATTTTTCGTGATCAAACGCCTGTTCATGCGAGTGAACCCTTAACCGGTAAACACGCCAGTATCACTATTGGTGGCACCACCTTTGAAGTTAAATACTTCAACGACGCCCATTTCCCCGGTGATGTAGTGATTTGGTTACCCCAGTCAGAAGTCTTATTTAGCGGCGACCATGTCTATGTTGATCGCTTACTCGGTGTTCACCCACATACACATGCCGTTAAATGGTTAGACGCCTTTGAGCAGATGATTCAATTACCGGCAAAATATATTGTGCCAGGGCATGGCGCGGTGTCGGACAAAGCAAAAGTTCAAGCTGAAACTGGTGATTATCTAAAACAACTGGTAGAAGCTATTAAAGAGGTGCAAGAAAACTTTGGTGCACTCGATGAAGTCACCCCGTCACGCGATTGGTCACAATTTCAACATTTGCGTCACTTTGATGGCTGGCATGGCCGTAATGTAAGCAATACCTTCATGCGCTTAGAAATGGAGTAA